One window of Mucilaginibacter inviolabilis genomic DNA carries:
- a CDS encoding PRTRC system protein C, translating into MLQTTQLERIFIHKENGQEVRLTDPNEAMNPDTVLNFYTATYPILTNARIVGPEIKDDMIQYRFESTMGTKG; encoded by the coding sequence ATGTTACAGACGACACAATTAGAAAGGATTTTTATCCATAAGGAAAACGGGCAGGAAGTCCGTTTGACCGACCCTAACGAAGCTATGAACCCCGATACGGTGCTGAACTTTTACACCGCTACTTATCCCATCCTGACCAACGCCCGTATTGTCGGGCCAGAGATAAAGGACGATATGATACAGTACCGCTTTGAAAGTACGATGGGCACCAAAGGCTAA
- a CDS encoding PRTRC system protein B gives MKNLTHNFSNLYQPVKSLLIYTKQTEEDKDTTSVYVESYDIGRLGNPINAHPLTVKEMLALSGIFQSAQEFKTGFLRCKGVMPNKVLYVNAEQEGYAIWYTPPQEVPLYFSNALGIKSGRGKVPAMVWKAGRDSLAVYALKGHRKPVGNTALFHAPFFNVGTDGKVCMGNVRINIGKAIRLEDFMEQWESYFWNSYFSHLMGEFNPVTENIVQLWQKQVATNRVFPCESLKPNQHTLKTLFV, from the coding sequence ATGAAGAACCTAACGCATAATTTCAGCAACCTGTATCAGCCCGTAAAATCCCTGCTGATCTACACCAAACAGACCGAGGAAGATAAGGACACCACCAGTGTTTACGTAGAGAGCTACGACATTGGCAGGTTGGGCAACCCGATAAACGCCCACCCATTAACTGTTAAGGAAATGCTTGCCCTGAGCGGTATATTCCAGTCGGCACAGGAATTTAAAACAGGTTTTCTGCGCTGTAAAGGCGTGATGCCCAACAAAGTGCTATATGTGAATGCAGAACAGGAAGGCTATGCCATTTGGTACACACCGCCACAGGAAGTACCTCTGTACTTTTCCAATGCTTTAGGCATAAAGTCAGGCAGGGGAAAAGTACCTGCAATGGTATGGAAAGCGGGCAGGGACAGTTTAGCTGTTTATGCGCTGAAAGGGCATCGCAAGCCTGTAGGCAACACCGCCCTTTTTCATGCCCCATTCTTTAATGTCGGAACTGACGGAAAGGTGTGCATGGGTAATGTGCGCATCAATATTGGCAAGGCCATTCGTTTGGAAGATTTCATGGAGCAATGGGAAAGCTACTTTTGGAACAGCTACTTCAGCCACCTCATGGGCGAGTTTAACCCTGTCACCGAAAACATTGTCCAGTTGTGGCAGAAACAGGTCGCTACCAACCGTGTATTTCCCTGCGAAAGCCTGAAACCTAATCAGCATACCCTTAAAACCCTCTTTGTATGA
- a CDS encoding PRTRC system ThiF family protein — translation MKTPKLKAVKTAVHIVEKSLINPYNPIVVNLIGAGGTGSQFLTALARINHSLIALNHPGLAVRVFDDDKVEEANLGRQLFSTAELGLHKAVALVNRINLFFGTNWKAVPEKYDLKTLQDEPELAMAEITISCVDTVKARFEIADMLTKIYTSRRHSYHHPLYWMDFGNSKDIGQCILSTIAEITQPASRKFEVVSRLPLVTEEFKELLKQSEKGDHTPSCSLAEALTQQDLFINSALANLGASLLWQMFREGMLTNRGFFLNLKDFRTQPIKVTPIEDKKVKVLKPKRLKTETPKAA, via the coding sequence ATGAAAACCCCGAAACTGAAGGCGGTAAAGACTGCCGTACATATCGTAGAAAAATCTTTGATTAACCCTTACAATCCCATTGTGGTCAACCTGATTGGCGCAGGGGGGACAGGCAGCCAGTTTTTAACGGCACTGGCGAGGATAAATCATTCGCTCATTGCCCTGAACCATCCCGGACTTGCGGTGCGGGTATTCGATGATGATAAGGTCGAAGAAGCCAATTTGGGCAGACAGCTATTTTCAACCGCAGAACTCGGCTTGCACAAAGCCGTTGCACTGGTTAACCGCATCAACCTCTTTTTCGGCACCAACTGGAAAGCCGTACCTGAAAAGTACGACCTGAAAACGTTGCAGGATGAACCTGAACTGGCGATGGCAGAAATTACCATATCCTGCGTGGATACCGTAAAGGCGAGGTTTGAAATTGCCGATATGCTCACCAAAATCTATACAAGCCGTAGGCACAGCTACCACCATCCCTTATACTGGATGGACTTTGGAAACAGTAAGGACATAGGACAATGTATCCTATCCACCATTGCCGAAATAACGCAACCCGCCTCCCGAAAATTCGAGGTGGTCAGCCGTTTGCCCTTAGTGACCGAAGAATTTAAGGAACTGTTAAAGCAGTCTGAAAAGGGCGACCATACGCCAAGCTGTTCCTTAGCCGAAGCCCTGACCCAACAGGATTTATTCATCAACTCCGCACTGGCAAACTTAGGCGCATCCCTTTTATGGCAAATGTTCCGTGAGGGCATGCTCACGAACAGAGGATTTTTTCTGAACCTCAAAGACTTCAGGACGCAGCCCATCAAGGTAACGCCAATCGAGGATAAAAAGGTCAAAGTGCTGAAGCCAAAACGCCTGAAAACCGAAACCCCTAAAGCAGCCTGA
- a CDS encoding TolC family protein, translating into MTKKYFVYFFSLGLTYAIGCVLPVKAQDKTERITIDSAVLYALAHNRQAAIAKLDEKIATANYRQTDAVFLPEVSVSYSAFTTNDPLSSFGFKLEQQVITANDFNPALLNHPDRTSNYNASLTVKQPLINPDMWYARKGAKLQADRYGYTAQRTRQYLVFQVQQACMQLQLAYDVTKVLEQGRHTALDAYRFANDRYQQGLLQKSDVLNARVQVNNMESDLAKAKSGISNASDNLAILLGRPSGVVYQITDSLIISLPDSANSLVPQQRADLAAMQKAIDASGMMIRSGKMGYLPKLNAFGNYQYNDSRIAGFGANSYFAGIQLSWDIFNGNRTHRQIEAQTLEKDKLIAQFAQQKEQAQLELNKALRDLSDANIALILQRSAVDQSADALRIMQNRYSQGLVNTTDVLAAQTQLAQRGLALAQAKFSAQIAVAYINLLTTTANPQ; encoded by the coding sequence ATGACCAAAAAATATTTTGTTTACTTTTTTTCACTGGGATTGACATATGCGATCGGCTGTGTCCTGCCGGTTAAAGCTCAGGACAAGACCGAACGAATCACTATTGATAGTGCAGTGCTTTACGCTCTTGCACATAACCGACAGGCGGCAATAGCTAAACTGGATGAGAAGATCGCGACCGCTAACTATCGCCAGACCGATGCCGTTTTTTTACCCGAGGTATCCGTAAGTTATTCAGCTTTTACAACCAATGATCCCTTATCTTCTTTCGGATTTAAGCTGGAGCAACAGGTTATCACAGCAAATGATTTTAACCCGGCCCTGCTGAATCATCCTGACCGAACCAGTAATTACAACGCCAGTTTGACTGTAAAGCAACCTCTTATTAACCCTGATATGTGGTATGCGCGAAAGGGGGCAAAACTACAGGCCGACAGGTATGGCTATACGGCACAGCGCACCCGCCAGTATTTGGTATTCCAGGTGCAGCAAGCCTGCATGCAATTGCAATTGGCGTATGATGTAACTAAAGTGCTGGAACAGGGCCGCCATACGGCTTTGGATGCATACCGCTTCGCCAATGATCGCTATCAACAAGGTTTGTTGCAAAAATCGGATGTTTTAAATGCCCGGGTACAGGTAAACAATATGGAAAGCGACCTGGCGAAAGCAAAAAGCGGAATATCCAACGCATCCGATAACCTGGCCATACTACTGGGTCGGCCATCCGGCGTGGTTTATCAAATAACCGATAGCCTCATTATTAGCCTACCTGATAGTGCAAATTCGCTTGTGCCGCAGCAGCGCGCCGACCTGGCAGCGATGCAGAAAGCAATAGACGCCTCGGGTATGATGATCAGATCCGGCAAAATGGGCTACCTGCCTAAATTGAACGCCTTCGGAAACTACCAGTATAATGATAGCCGCATCGCTGGTTTCGGCGCTAACAGCTACTTTGCTGGCATCCAGCTTTCATGGGATATTTTTAATGGGAACCGGACACATCGGCAAATAGAGGCACAAACGCTGGAAAAAGATAAGCTGATCGCGCAATTTGCCCAACAAAAAGAACAGGCCCAACTCGAATTAAATAAAGCTTTGCGCGATCTGTCAGATGCAAATATTGCCCTGATACTACAGCGTTCCGCAGTAGACCAATCCGCCGATGCGCTGCGTATTATGCAAAACAGGTATAGCCAGGGGCTGGTCAATACGACCGACGTGCTTGCTGCCCAAACGCAATTGGCTCAACGCGGGCTGGCTCTGGCACAGGCGAAGTTCAGTGCCCAAATCGCTGTAGCCTATATCAATTTACTTACTACAACTGCTAACCCACAATAA
- a CDS encoding efflux RND transporter periplasmic adaptor subunit has translation MKNSYQYIFRTGTAALLISAMSACSSHQPPQTAGTDSTITVTVAKVSASTSDQISLSGQLTSTQTAAISTRIMGYITAIHVKIGDKVAKGQLLVSIASQDIAAKQAQADAGVMQAQAALENAKKDYERYKALFSQQSATQKELDNMTLLYHSAQGQLTVAKEMRKEADANMAYANLTAPFSGIITQKMADAGSIANPGIPLLMLEQAGSYQVSAYATESQIALLQTGMSLTVNIGSSNKIRNATITEISRSAENTGGQYLLKANIPGNESSDLYSGMYVNVIIPVKSISGMDDNQVWVPASAIVHQDELDGIYTVSHDNRAMLRWLRLGKTQGERVEVLSGLSPDDAFISGAEGRLFNGVPVKIK, from the coding sequence ATGAAGAATTCCTATCAATATATTTTCCGCACAGGCACGGCTGCGCTGCTCATTTCAGCCATGAGTGCCTGCTCCTCTCACCAGCCGCCACAAACCGCAGGTACCGACAGCACCATCACAGTTACTGTGGCTAAAGTAAGTGCATCAACCAGCGACCAGATCAGCTTGAGCGGGCAGCTAACATCAACCCAAACGGCAGCGATCAGCACCCGTATCATGGGCTACATTACGGCCATACATGTTAAAATTGGCGACAAAGTAGCTAAAGGCCAGTTGCTGGTGAGCATTGCAAGCCAGGATATAGCTGCTAAGCAGGCCCAGGCCGATGCCGGCGTAATGCAGGCGCAAGCCGCGCTCGAAAATGCGAAGAAGGATTATGAACGCTATAAGGCACTGTTTAGTCAGCAAAGCGCCACGCAAAAAGAGCTGGACAATATGACCTTACTATATCACTCGGCGCAAGGTCAACTAACAGTCGCCAAAGAAATGCGCAAAGAAGCCGATGCCAATATGGCTTATGCCAACCTCACTGCCCCATTTTCGGGTATCATCACACAAAAAATGGCGGACGCGGGCAGCATTGCGAATCCCGGAATCCCCTTGCTGATGCTTGAACAGGCTGGGAGTTACCAGGTAAGCGCCTATGCGACGGAAAGCCAGATCGCCCTGTTGCAAACCGGAATGTCTTTGACTGTAAATATCGGTTCATCAAATAAAATACGGAATGCCACGATAACCGAAATCAGCCGTTCGGCAGAAAATACAGGCGGCCAGTATCTCCTAAAAGCCAATATTCCGGGCAATGAAAGCAGCGACCTCTATTCGGGCATGTATGTCAACGTCATTATACCCGTTAAATCAATATCCGGCATGGACGACAATCAGGTGTGGGTGCCGGCTTCGGCTATTGTACACCAGGACGAATTGGACGGCATTTATACCGTAAGCCATGACAACCGGGCTATGCTCCGATGGCTGCGCCTCGGTAAAACACAGGGTGAGCGGGTTGAAGTATTGTCGGGATTGTCCCCGGATGATGCTTTTATTTCAGGCGCTGAGGGGCGATTGTTTAACGGTGTCCCTGTAAAAATTAAATAA
- a CDS encoding efflux RND transporter permease subunit, whose protein sequence is MEKGFAGNIAKAFITSKLTILLMIAFLMIGAYSTFLMPREEEPQIEVPMADIMIGYPGAQPKEVEARVTAPLEKIVANVKGVEYVYSTTMQGQSMLIVQFYVGEDVERSLVKLYSELMKNMDKLPQGVTLPLIKTRAIDDVPMLGLTLWSKKYDDYRLKQVAEVLTSEIKQLPDVAAVNIIGGRSRQVKVILDKDKMAGYHVDFLTIARQLQASNVQLPAGTLLQRDSAIAIQTGSFLHSAEEVGNLIISSNGQQPVYLKQVAKVIDGPETPDQYVYYGRGAADTSRIAAAGTDYPAVTISIAKKKGADAMKLAESILSKTEHLKQTLITNDVNVTTTRNYGETASAKVSELLFHLFIAIVVVTLFVMLAMGWRGGLVVFLSVPVTFALTLFAYYFLHYTLNRITLFALVFITGIVVDDSIIIAENMHRHFKMKKLPFLQAALYAINEVGNPTILATFTVIAAVLPMAFVSGLMGPYMSPMPIGASIAMMLSLIVALTLTPYLGYIFLREKDKPGKEKPAIELENTGIYKIYYRFINPMLEVRWKRWTFIMGTVVILFGSMAMFYTKAVAVKMLPFDNKNEFQIVIDMPEGTPLEQTAVLTREIGSYVSHQPLVKNYQEYIGTAAPISFNGLVRHYDMRRGDNVADVQVNLVDKDQRSEQSHAIVKQMRAAVQAIGRKFNANVKMVEVPPGPPVLSTMVAEIYGPDYDQQIAVANQVKDLMQKTPDVVDIDWRVEHDQPEYRFEVDKDKAMRLGVAPAQVAMTMNVALSGQNAGTLHADHSFDPISISLQLADKSKTDINDLKGLKVISQQGLPVPIGSMVNVVKGIKEKSIYRKNQRRVVYVTADMAGKLESPSYAMSKISDQLKSIKLPKGYTLTENYTKQPDLEDNFTLKWDGEWQITFEVFRDLGIAFLVVIIIIYMLIVGWFQNFIVPLIMLAAIPLSLIGIIVGHWLMGAFFTATSMIGFIALAGVMVRNSVLLIDFINIRLKEGIPLKQAIIEAGAVRTTPILLTAGAVALGAVIILFDPIFQGLAISLMGGTITSTFLTLLVVPLLYFKMMRKKDIKANN, encoded by the coding sequence ATGGAAAAGGGATTTGCAGGCAACATTGCCAAAGCATTTATTACGTCGAAACTTACCATACTGCTGATGATCGCCTTCCTGATGATAGGCGCTTACAGCACGTTCCTGATGCCTCGTGAAGAAGAACCGCAGATAGAAGTGCCTATGGCCGACATCATGATCGGGTATCCTGGCGCTCAACCAAAAGAAGTAGAGGCCCGTGTAACGGCTCCTCTTGAAAAAATTGTGGCCAATGTAAAAGGGGTTGAATATGTGTATTCAACCACTATGCAGGGACAGTCGATGCTCATTGTGCAGTTCTATGTAGGCGAAGATGTTGAACGCTCATTGGTGAAGTTATACTCGGAGCTGATGAAGAATATGGACAAGCTGCCGCAGGGGGTAACGCTTCCGCTGATAAAAACAAGGGCAATAGATGACGTCCCCATGCTGGGCTTAACCCTGTGGAGTAAGAAATATGATGATTATCGGCTGAAACAAGTGGCTGAAGTATTGACGAGTGAGATCAAGCAGCTGCCGGATGTTGCAGCAGTAAATATTATCGGCGGGCGTAGCCGGCAGGTGAAAGTGATTTTGGATAAGGACAAGATGGCCGGCTACCATGTCGATTTTCTAACGATAGCCAGGCAATTGCAGGCCAGTAATGTGCAATTGCCAGCCGGAACCTTGTTGCAGCGTGACAGCGCTATTGCCATACAAACCGGCAGTTTCCTGCATTCAGCAGAGGAAGTCGGCAATTTGATCATCAGTTCAAACGGGCAGCAGCCCGTCTACCTGAAACAGGTTGCGAAGGTGATCGACGGCCCGGAAACACCCGATCAATATGTTTATTACGGCCGCGGAGCTGCGGATACGTCCAGAATAGCCGCTGCCGGTACAGACTATCCGGCGGTAACTATATCCATTGCTAAAAAGAAGGGCGCCGATGCCATGAAGCTTGCTGAAAGTATTCTGAGTAAAACGGAACACCTGAAACAAACACTCATTACCAATGACGTAAATGTAACCACAACCCGTAACTATGGCGAAACAGCTTCAGCAAAAGTGAGCGAATTGCTTTTTCACCTTTTTATAGCCATCGTTGTTGTTACCCTGTTCGTCATGCTGGCCATGGGCTGGCGGGGCGGGTTAGTCGTCTTCCTTTCCGTGCCGGTAACTTTTGCGCTTACTTTATTTGCTTATTATTTTCTGCATTACACGTTAAACCGCATCACGCTATTCGCCCTGGTATTTATTACGGGTATAGTGGTAGATGATTCGATCATCATTGCCGAAAATATGCACCGGCATTTTAAGATGAAGAAGCTGCCCTTCCTGCAGGCCGCGTTGTATGCCATTAACGAAGTTGGTAATCCTACCATCCTTGCCACCTTTACGGTTATCGCAGCAGTGCTGCCAATGGCATTTGTTTCGGGTTTAATGGGTCCTTACATGAGCCCGATGCCTATAGGCGCGTCTATCGCCATGATGCTTTCGCTTATTGTTGCACTAACGCTCACCCCTTACCTGGGTTATATCTTTCTTCGCGAGAAAGACAAACCCGGTAAAGAAAAGCCCGCAATAGAGCTGGAAAATACGGGAATCTATAAGATCTATTACAGGTTCATCAATCCCATGCTGGAAGTGCGCTGGAAACGCTGGACCTTCATCATGGGCACCGTTGTCATTCTTTTTGGATCGATGGCGATGTTTTACACCAAAGCTGTGGCAGTTAAAATGTTGCCGTTTGATAATAAGAATGAGTTTCAGATCGTGATCGATATGCCCGAGGGTACCCCGCTGGAACAAACGGCCGTCCTAACGCGGGAGATCGGTTCTTACGTTTCGCATCAGCCGCTGGTAAAAAACTACCAGGAATATATCGGCACAGCAGCGCCTATCAGTTTTAACGGTCTGGTACGGCATTACGACATGCGCCGGGGCGACAACGTCGCCGATGTGCAGGTCAACCTGGTCGATAAAGATCAGCGCAGCGAACAAAGCCACGCCATCGTAAAACAGATGCGGGCGGCGGTACAGGCTATCGGCAGAAAATTTAATGCCAACGTGAAGATGGTAGAGGTGCCGCCGGGGCCGCCGGTATTATCGACAATGGTAGCCGAAATTTATGGACCTGATTATGACCAGCAGATCGCCGTAGCTAACCAAGTCAAAGACTTAATGCAGAAAACACCGGATGTCGTAGATATAGACTGGCGGGTAGAGCACGACCAGCCGGAGTATCGCTTTGAAGTTGATAAAGACAAAGCCATGCGCTTAGGCGTTGCACCCGCACAGGTAGCCATGACAATGAACGTCGCTTTGAGCGGGCAAAATGCCGGAACGCTACATGCCGACCATTCATTCGATCCCATTAGTATTTCACTACAGTTGGCGGATAAAAGCAAAACCGATATCAACGATCTGAAAGGCCTGAAAGTGATCAGCCAGCAGGGATTACCCGTACCAATCGGGAGTATGGTCAATGTGGTTAAGGGTATAAAAGAAAAGAGCATTTACCGCAAAAATCAGCGCCGCGTGGTGTATGTGACTGCGGATATGGCTGGCAAACTGGAAAGCCCTTCTTATGCGATGAGCAAGATATCAGACCAGTTAAAATCGATCAAATTGCCTAAAGGATATACGCTTACTGAAAACTATACCAAACAGCCAGACCTGGAAGATAATTTTACGTTGAAATGGGATGGGGAATGGCAGATCACTTTTGAGGTGTTCCGCGACCTGGGTATCGCTTTCCTCGTGGTGATCATTATCATTTACATGCTCATCGTAGGCTGGTTCCAGAATTTTATCGTGCCCCTGATCATGCTGGCAGCCATACCGCTTTCGCTGATCGGCATTATTGTGGGTCACTGGCTGATGGGGGCATTTTTCACGGCAACATCGATGATCGGGTTTATTGCCCTGGCAGGTGTGATGGTGCGAAACTCGGTGCTGCTTATCGATTTTATTAATATCCGTCTTAAAGAAGGCATTCCCTTAAAACAGGCGATCATCGAGGCTGGCGCAGTTCGTACAACGCCGATTTTGCTTACAGCAGGAGCCGTGGCCCTGGGCGCGGTTATCATCTTGTTTGACCCTATTTTCCAGGGCCTGGCGATATCGCTCATGGGCGGAACCATTACCTCCACGTTCTTAACGCTTTTGGTAGTGCCATTGCTTTATTTTAAAATGATGAGAAAAAAAGATATAAAAGCAAATAATTAA
- a CDS encoding YgaP family membrane protein, with protein sequence MRERIVRAVAGSMVLLSLTLGWFVSPYWLLLTAFVGLNLLQSSFTRFCPLEKILDAAGVKR encoded by the coding sequence ATGAGAGAAAGAATTGTAAGGGCCGTTGCAGGAAGTATGGTACTGCTTAGTTTAACGCTCGGTTGGTTTGTCAGCCCGTATTGGCTGCTGCTAACGGCATTTGTGGGACTGAACCTGCTGCAATCATCTTTTACCCGTTTTTGCCCGCTGGAAAAGATATTAGATGCGGCAGGCGTAAAACGCTGA
- a CDS encoding Crp/Fnr family transcriptional regulator, with the protein MDNISFFLDRHFPELDQSLKQFIASVSVIKHISAGTALVRSGQFLKNTMLIAEGRIKIYREGEDGGEFFMYHLEPGNACAVSMICAATAKESEILAKAVEDSTIIMIPIQYMEDMMKNYKSWYRFVVETYRYRFEELLSVLDDVAFKNMDQRLQNYLNRQFSELNTRELKLTHQQIADDLNTSREVITRLLKKLEQNGSIKIHRSHIEQIA; encoded by the coding sequence ATGGATAACATATCTTTTTTTCTAGACCGGCATTTTCCTGAACTCGATCAATCACTAAAACAATTCATCGCTTCGGTATCGGTGATCAAACATATATCTGCCGGAACCGCGCTGGTGCGCAGTGGGCAATTCTTAAAAAATACCATGCTTATTGCAGAAGGGCGTATTAAAATTTATCGCGAAGGCGAAGACGGCGGCGAATTTTTTATGTATCACCTCGAACCCGGCAATGCCTGTGCAGTTTCTATGATCTGCGCTGCCACTGCGAAGGAAAGTGAGATATTGGCAAAAGCCGTTGAAGATTCGACAATCATCATGATCCCGATCCAATACATGGAGGATATGATGAAAAATTACAAAAGCTGGTACCGTTTCGTCGTTGAAACATACCGCTACCGGTTTGAAGAATTACTTTCGGTGCTGGATGATGTGGCCTTCAAAAATATGGATCAACGTCTGCAAAACTACTTGAATCGTCAGTTTAGCGAACTGAATACGCGCGAGTTGAAGCTAACCCATCAGCAAATCGCCGACGATTTGAATACTTCTCGCGAGGTGATAACACGCCTGCTCAAAAAGCTGGAGCAGAACGGCTCGATAAAAATACACCGATCACACATTGAACAAATTGCCTGA
- a CDS encoding phosphatase PAP2 family protein: protein MKLKQTSTFRSLFSQGSGLFLLLIFIIWLQLTIACLHYGKQESLLLINGFHIKLLDHLLFWLSQISGGYIITSIVVMILARSYPVQALTAMMTSFVAWYVCITIQYNHFPDWKSPSALLGPKLHLLSNPNAQPELNFPSAQAAIVTGLGVYLSWLFSDKFKYALLLFVVTLILLYSRIYVGWSFPNDVLLGSVLGTISGIFCIVWLPGRLSSWYDRRTLWWQDMIIAILRAAAICTIFVNIKNFML from the coding sequence GTGAAATTAAAACAAACTTCCACTTTCAGGTCGCTATTTAGCCAGGGTTCAGGACTTTTCCTGTTACTCATCTTTATTATCTGGCTGCAATTAACCATAGCATGCTTACATTATGGAAAGCAGGAAAGTCTGTTGCTAATCAATGGCTTTCATATCAAGCTGCTTGACCATCTCTTATTTTGGCTAAGTCAGATCAGCGGCGGCTATATCATTACTTCCATAGTAGTGATGATTTTGGCAAGATCATACCCGGTGCAAGCATTGACGGCTATGATGACATCTTTTGTGGCCTGGTACGTTTGTATCACTATCCAGTACAATCACTTTCCCGATTGGAAAAGCCCTTCAGCCTTGCTTGGGCCCAAACTGCATCTTCTGTCAAACCCTAACGCTCAACCTGAACTTAATTTTCCGTCCGCGCAAGCCGCTATCGTTACCGGTTTGGGAGTTTATTTATCTTGGCTTTTCAGCGACAAGTTTAAATATGCGCTATTGTTATTTGTTGTCACACTGATACTGCTCTATTCGCGAATTTATGTGGGCTGGTCATTTCCCAATGATGTTTTATTGGGAAGCGTATTAGGTACGATAAGCGGAATATTCTGCATTGTCTGGCTACCCGGGCGGCTGTCCAGTTGGTATGATAGGCGTACTTTATGGTGGCAGGATATGATCATCGCTATCCTGCGGGCTGCCGCCATCTGTACCATTTTTGTAAACATCAAAAATTTCATGTTATGA
- a CDS encoding metallophosphoesterase family protein yields MKLAIISDIHGNLPALEAVLAAIEQDGIDQTYCLGDLVNFAPWTNEVIEMIRAHNIPTVCGNHDWGIGLGQQNFAFSYHTAEEKEAGLKAIAFTNQNITEANRNYLRSLPKILRLDYELSSGMTDILLTHGSPRSIGEYLFEDFETAILMKIMDEYSADVLVTGHTHRSYIRKLEKAGGKWRYALNAGSVGKPKDGDPRASYLLLSMEHGQLTAEVKRVSYNIVKAQQAIRLSGIPDIYAELLIKA; encoded by the coding sequence ATGAAATTAGCCATCATCAGCGATATACACGGCAACCTGCCGGCATTGGAAGCAGTTCTGGCTGCTATCGAACAGGATGGCATAGATCAGACGTATTGTCTCGGTGACCTGGTGAACTTCGCGCCCTGGACAAATGAGGTGATCGAAATGATCAGGGCGCATAATATTCCAACCGTTTGCGGTAACCATGATTGGGGTATTGGACTTGGACAGCAGAATTTTGCTTTTTCTTATCACACCGCTGAAGAAAAAGAAGCAGGTTTAAAGGCAATTGCTTTTACCAATCAAAATATCACTGAAGCCAACCGGAATTATTTGAGATCGTTGCCTAAAATTCTCCGACTGGATTATGAGCTATCATCTGGCATGACAGATATATTACTCACGCACGGCAGTCCCCGAAGCATCGGTGAATACCTTTTTGAAGATTTTGAAACGGCAATCCTGATGAAGATCATGGACGAATACAGCGCCGATGTGCTGGTCACCGGGCATACCCATCGGTCTTACATACGCAAGCTGGAGAAGGCCGGTGGTAAATGGCGATATGCCTTGAACGCGGGTTCCGTAGGTAAACCGAAAGACGGCGATCCCAGGGCTTCTTACCTGCTGTTAAGTATGGAACATGGACAGTTGACTGCCGAAGTGAAAAGAGTAAGCTATAACATCGTTAAAGCACAACAAGCTATCCGGCTGAGCGGTATACCGGATATTTATGCCGAACTATTA